The DNA segment ttccttttactgaacaggaaaaataacaacgtGATTGAGGGCATTTTTTAGCCTTACCCAGGAaggctattgtcttatgagatgaacatggcatggcccatTAATAGGGCTGGACTGGCGATTCCAGACCCCAAAGAAACAAaatatcatatattaatacaatcatgcaaaaatgacagggGGTGGGTattggctgtagaaatgctgatttcctTCTGATGCGAGtggtcccgttcatcaaaggcacagggtggtgaaattggttcttccccaagggCGAGGAAAGGCGATCTCCCCCACCTGAAtagaactacaatagagtctcacttatccaaactaaacgagtcggcagaagcttggataagcgaatatcttggataataaggaaggattaaggaaaagcctattaaacatcaaattaggttatgattttacaaattaagcaccaaaacatcatgctttacaacaaatttgacagaaaaagcagttcaatatgcagtaatgttatgttgtaattactgtatttatgaatttagcaccaaaatatcatgatatattgaaaacattgactacaaaaatggcttggataatccagaaacttggataagcgaggtttggataagtgagactctactgtattgtgttgcaatgtccaggtaacgTCCAAAGATATAAGTGAAACTAggaacttgatgaggaagttcccagcttagtttctttcccacaggctatacaattgtgtgggatgTAAGACGTATTTGGGTTGCAAAGACATAGTCACACTTTAGTCGCACGAAAGGTGGCAGGCTTAAAAGTAATGTCAATCTGGAATTAAGTTTTTGACTAATTCTCCCTTCTTTTTGGTCAGGCTCTGGAGGCAGGTGTGGTTTAACAGGTAGAGAGCATGTATAATGCTCTTAGCTTAAACTTTTAACCTTTCCTCTTTAGAGATTTTTAAGCCAGAGGATTGGGAGATGGCAGGAGGCCTGCATGCTAAATCAGGACTCACATGCCGAGAAAGTATAAACACAGGTACGTAGTCAGCGTCATAAGCAGAAAGGAGCCTGTCATTATTTCCCTCTCTCCATATGGAAAAGATTGATAACATGACACAACATGATGGGTACAAGTGTCAGAAGACATAGTCAGAAGATCCTGGCTTTTCCATTCCAAAAGGTAAAGGAAGATATGGAGTCATCGTGATGCACTTGGAAAGTATTCTCTGAGTCAACTTCCTCCCGATCTAGCCTGCCTCTTTGAACTCCCTGCACCGAGGAACAGCTGAGCCTTCGACCTTTTCAACTCCTTGTGGGTCCCTTAGTTGTGCCCACACCTGCTTTACTTGGATGTGCATCATATGCATAAACCTGCCCTGTCTGTTTTGCAAAGTTGAGGAAAGAAGGTCCCATGCACCACATGAGGCCCCAAGCAATTTCAGCCACTCTCCATTTTTTTTCCAGGTGAACAATTTTCCCCAAATGCCCTCAAAATACTGCCAAGATACATCCAGACcaatatatgagggttgaatgaaaaataatgcctccaccttcgtaactcctcaagaggtactggcttattcagtagactctcctctgcagttccatttggcaggaagccttagcattgaacggttgtgttgttaaagtgagaagtatggaaccctgcgcagatgatcagtcaatgagacttaagcaacgtactgtatatactcgagtataagcctagtttttcagcccttttttagggctgaaaaagctcccctcggcttatactcgagtgagggtcctggccggcttctattcaggtcggcttattcttgagtatataggtattcagagttggacagtcttatcttaataaagtcttattattatcttaaattacagttttatataaatattcaaaaacatttaacctactgatgcctcaaataatgcaattttattaatatctacttttatttttaaatttgatccgtagctgctgcatttcccaccctcatcttatactcgagtcaataagttttcccagtttttgtggtaaaattaggtgcctcggcttatattcgggtcggcttgtactcgagtatataggtaaaaaaggtaaaggtttcccctgacgttaagtccagtcgtgaccgactctgggcattggtgctcatctccatttctaagccgaagagccggcgttgtccgtagacacctccaaggtcatgtggccataggcatgactacatggagcgctgttaccttcccgccggagcggtacccattgatctactcacatttgcatgttttcgaactgctaggttggcaggagctggggctaacaacggacgcccattccgctccccggatttgaacctgggatcttttggtccgcaagttcagcagctcagcgctttaacacactgtaccaccaggggccccaactcgagtatatacggtatataaaataggtataaaatcaaacatttattgataacaaatcagcatttgtaaggcttgctaaacaggctgatttccctttttatgaagtacagctgaagcattttctgcagagttcactgtaaacactgcatattgTTGCTAAGAGATTCGTGCAAATATCTAGGTGGTGTTCAGAAATTTTTTACTATTGCCAAATGTTTCGTGACCCCCAACCTTAAGCTTAGGGGGTCCCATTTAGGAGCAGGGCCCACAGTATAAGAAGCAGTGACCTAACATTTGTGGATGGCTGATTCTAGACCTCAGGACTGGTCTGGCATAAATACAAGGAACTGTATTTCCTCATCGAGCAAACAGAGAAGAAGTTTTTCTCTGCTACAGGAATCACCTGAAATGACTTTCTGGTCTGGGCCACACCTTCATCTGGTCCTTGCTTGGTTCCTAGAGTGAATCCTTGCCTCCAAACATACTGAATGGACCTGCTCAACATGATCTGCCATGTCCAACCCTTCTTCTGTTGGGTTTATGGACAGCTTGGTTTCCCCCTGAAATCTCCTTCTTGCATTCATATGTTCTGGTAGGCCCTTTGGTAGGTTTTCCTCAAGAGGAATTCCCACCCCTTGGCCAAACCAAGTGGCCAAGTCCCAATGATGCCTCTTCTCTGGAAGAATCTCAGAGGACTCCATTGGTCGGTTGGGTATCATGGTTGGTTTGGTGTCCCAGCACATGCCCGTTACTCTTGGAACGCTCCCGCTCAGTCCTTTCCTTCCTGCAGGCTTCGTATTTCTTCATCATTTTCCTCTTGACAAACTTGACGATGTCCCATGCGAATACAATAGACACAAAGTACATGAGTAGAACGCCGGCCTTGACCTCCCAGTTTGGCTTGGCGGAAGTCAGGACCGCAAGCACAATCCAGACGCCGCCGCCGATGCGCAGCCCCAGGAAGAGGAGCACAAAGAGGGTGTCCACCACTTCTCCAGCCATGCCCTCGTAGTGGCCCATGTCCCGGAGGAACCAGCGGATCTGGAGCAGCGGGTTGGTGATCTCGGCCACAAAGATGAGAGCGTTGATCTCGCTGCCCGAGACACCCATGACCAGCACGCCACCCATGCCGCTGATGCACAGAATGTGGTGATAGATCATCAGTTCATCCTCACTATTGTAATAGACGCACCAGCCGAAGTCAAAGAAGAAGTAGCCCAGCGACAGGCACAGCAAGGTGATCTGTAGAGGCGTATTCGGATGGCCTaggaaagaggagagaagggCAAATGAGTTTGCATTTCAGCTTTGAACATTCTCCCCAAACCTTAGaatcatacgagggttgaatgaaaagtaatgcctccaccttcattacttcagtttggatgggaatattttaataaatcaaatgcagaaataatccttagaatgtgctctttaactaccactattcacttttccacatcatcaccagacaattggatacatttctgctaatgatgaacaggttttctgaagccgtcacggaaaaaGTCAACAccctgtttccgcaaccagcgtctcacagttctctcaacgaattcatcagaagcataatgatgtccacacagatcttctttcattattgggaaCATTCTCGATAATGCTTGCCTTCTCTAATGAATCTCCTTTGTGgtaacaccttctgctgtcaagaattcagtgactgcacgttgcttaagttgcattgactgaccgtctgtgcagggttccatactttgcactttaacaacacaaccgttcaatgctaaggcttccccgtctgcacagagttccatactttgcactttaacaacacaactgttcaatgctaaggcttccccgtctgcacagggttccatactttgcactttaacaacacaaccgttcaatgctaaggcttccctgtctgcgcagggttccatactttgcactttaacaacacaaccgttcaatgctaaggcttccctgtctgcgcagggttccatactttgcactttaacaacacaaccgttcaatgctaaggcttccctgtctgcgcagggttccatactttgcactttaacaacacaaccgttcaatgctaaggcttccctgtctgcacagggttccatactttgcactttaacaacacgactgttcaatgctaaggcttccccgtctgcacagggttccatactttgcactttaacaacacaaccgttcaatgctaaggcttccccgtctgcgcagggttccatactttgcactttaacaacacgactgttcaatgctaaggcttcctgccaaatggaactgtagaggagagactACTGAACAAGCCTGGACCTGCCGCATACTggcactgccatctgttgaggagttacgaaggtggaggcattacttttcattcaaccctcgtagaatcatagagttggaagagatttcatgggccatccagtccaaccgcctccCGAGAAGCAGAAAATCACAATATTCGCTCAATATTCCTTCCTCAATATTCACCTCTCCTGTGAAGCTTTTCCTATGGACACTCAAGTCTCCTTATGGGTTCTAGCTAATTTTTAAAACATGACTTGAAGAGATGACTGATGTTCAAATCTGAAATCATTCCTTCTACAGCCAACACCATTCTTGCCCAAAACTTGTCCCACATGGATCCTGCTGGTAATGTCTATccttgggtgtatctacactgtcaaattcaCGCAatgtgggtcgctgtgagttttccaagctgcatggccatgttccagaagcattttctcctgacgtttggaATGCTTTGGAATTGTGAGGGCTGTGTtattgtgaggcaccagcagagaCCGTTAAAGATATAAAACTataatctcccaggattccattgcattgagccatggcagtcaaagcagTTTCAATCtgaattaattccatagtgtagttGCACCCTTTTCACCCACTCCACCAAGGCTTCACAATTTGTGCTGTAAACAGAAAGGTGATTTTAACCTGCCTTGACCTGAAGCTCTTACCAAGCCTATGAATGAactacatttaatgcagttttgcacTGTCCTAAATGCCACGACTGActaatgggatcctgggagttgtagtttgttgaggcactagcactcttggaCAGATGATgttaaacaccttgtaaaactacacaatTCCAAAGCATTCGGCCATaataattaaaatggtgtcaaactgcattaattctgtggtgTCGATGCATCTTGGTTCTGTGTTATTTGTTGTGAAAACATACTTAATTGTTCCATTTTtaaggtaacggtaaaggttttcccctggtgttaagtccagtcatgtccgactctggaggttggtgttcatctccatttctaagccgaagagccggcgttgtccgtagatgtctccaaggtcatgtggccactggaggGCCGTTTCCTTcctgttggagcagtacctattgatctactcacatttgcatgttttcgaactgctaggttggcaggagctggggctaacagcagaaggtCATCttgttccccggatttgaaccgccaacctttcagtcaacaaattcagcagctcagcggtttaacccactttgTCATCAGGGGCATATTAACAATGCTGATATTATTTAGTGAAGCTCCTTTcaaaacggcgctccatgcagtcatgccagccacaagaccttggaggtgtctacggacaatgttggctctttggcttagaaatggagatgagcactgtggTGAAGTGGGGGAAGGgatctttttattaattatattattatatattttatatccgctgccaccaattgtggagatctcaggcagaggggaatttcttTTTGAACCTTCTCTTCTTATTCattttagatggtagcgttaaaTTGGTCTAGAATatatgtgtgacagaggcttggatgttgaaagaaaataatacgtttatttcaggcacagagcttagtgattACAGTATtgcttctttaaaggcacttagataatggttgcaaatataacttatgatgaatactctttcaaatactttctcctttccttgagtaGTCTAaacctcttcttctcttacaaccaaagcTATCAACTGATTACTTTGGATTtaactgggattacttccccttactactcagaatctacaaataaacctaaacaagttacTTTACTTGCTTAATTTGACATAACTAGAtatctgagtttccctggtttccctaacttggaaccagtgtcttccctgtgactaaaaatcacagactaaactgtttttaaaacattccctccttttcctccaaacggcggttggctccgccctcgttactatggtaatctgcctcagaatgctgagctggttaccatcccccacgcaccggtaactaatacttacccttttaaacatagttaaacatgacttttaaaacgaaactaaacatgacatctataaatcaaaataaaaacacacttctttacaagcaccaacccccagagttggacatgactggacttaacgtcaggggaaacttttacttttactacCTTTCAAAAATGCAAACTAGCTCATGTCTCTGATGTACTGGACACAGATCTCGGAAGAAtgacatggtggtggtggtgattccATGGTTGGCATTTCCAAAAAGAAGCTTTTCCTGGATGCAAGTAGAGAAGGAACGGATGCGCTGCCAGTTGTCAGTGTGGCTTATGTGGCACCCAGCCAAACAGCTTAGAGTCAGAGACTTCTCCAAGGAATTTTTAGGCACACCCACTGGGATGACAGGTGCCTCGTGAAGCCGTTAAAATCCTAATCCTGACGGCGATGACGGGGGCCGAGCGAGATGAACGAGAGGGCTTGTGAGGACACCGCCGGGGGAGTTGACATGCATGGATCTGCTCCAagccaaaggaggaggagaggcagaAGCAATGAAAGGAGAGCAAAGGACGGTGGCAATGCACCTTTTCATGTCTTGTGCATGTCTCAGGGTATTTAGAATACATCCTTCAAAGGCTTAACTTCTCAGCGGAAaaactatgggagttgtagtttgcaaaaGTAATATTTGGACAAGGAGTGGGAGATGCAACTGAGAGGGTTCTAGCTTTTATAGTTAGGACAGAGAACTTGAAACCATGCCGGGAATGTGTGCAAAAACATGCCAGCATTTCCAAACAGGGTGTAATAATAGCTCTGTACATTCTGATCGTGTTTTTGCTgttgccttctttctttctctctctttctttctttctttcattccctcTTTTTGTTGCTCAACCTTAAGCAAATACAGACTGGAGATCTCAGATGACACATGACCTTCTCGGGAAACATCTTAGCAACTGCCGTCGGGAACCACGCTTCGGAAATGGCAGAGCGAGTCCGACTGGTCCCGAGACGGTGTCCTGGTATGTACGGATTGCTTATGTGCAAACACGCCACGGGTGTTAGTATTTGTCTGAATTGCCACTATTTGTGCGATGTCCCCAGTGGAGGCGAGGAAGGTCTTAGGCATCCtccaaaaataaaagcaaagcacACCCAATTGCATAGGATAGGTGCAGAGTTGTGCATGTTGTGCAATGGGCACACCTGGAAATTTGGAAATGATAATTTAAGTAGGAACATGGAGGATATTGTATCCAATTGAATGCTATGCTTATTCTATCTGCTGGTTTCCAGGTGTTTAAAGtctccggtggtgaagtgcattaaagcgctgagctgctgaacttgcagactgaaaggtcccaggttcaaatcccgggagcagtaaaaaatttggcaacagtaaaaattTGTGAACATCACCTAGATATTTGCACGAATCTCTTAGCAAcaatatgcagtgtttacagtggactctgcagaaaatgcttcagctgtacttcattaaaaggaaaatcagcctgtttagcaagccttgcaaatgctgatttgttatcaataaatgtttgattttatacctattttatataccatatatactcgagttggggcccctggtggcacagtgtgttaaagcgctgagctgccgaacttgcggaccaaaagatcccaggttcaaatcccaggagcggagtgagcacccgctgttagccccagctcctgccaacctagcagttcgaaaacatgcaaatgtgagtagatcaataggtaccgctccggcgggaaggtaacagcgctccatgcagtcatgccaatggccacatgaccttggaggtgtctacggacaacgccggctcttcggcttagaaatggagatgagcaccaacccccagagtcggacacgaccggacttaacatcaggggaaaacctttacctttacctatattagtTGTGCATTTTAAGAGCAGTTGTGCTTGTAATAAGGAGAAGAGAGTTGCACCCTGATCCTTGAATTTTAATATATACTTTGGCTGTAAGAATGAGAACCTTGCTTTAGAAAATGCAAACAGGGCAACATGCTCTACAAGGAAACAAATTTctgcagaacaataacaacaatgtgttgtcaaaggctttcgtggccaggatcactgtgagttttctaggctgtatggctatgttccagaagcattctctcctggcgtttcacccacatctatggcagacatcctcagagattgtagagtctattggaaactaggcaagtggggtttatatatctgtaattGAAAGAATTCTTTGTTTGAGTgcagtgtcaatgttgcaattggccaccttgattagcattgaatggtcttgcaccTTCAAagaatttttctctattattattggtattattacatttattattttactctattattgttgctattattacacttattttactctatttttattattattaataatacatttattatttcactctgatattattattattattattgcatttattattttactctatttattattacatgtattattttcctgtatattattattattattattgttattattattattattactacatgtattattttgctctgttattattaaaaggatacataagcacatttacattgaagaagatgagaataatgatttgatcagagttggacagtcttatcttaaatttgagctttatgtaaatattcaaaaacattgaacctactgatgcctcaattaatgtaattttattggtacagtagagtctcacttatccaacgttctggattatccaagccatttttgtagtcaatattttcaatatatcgtgatattttggtgctaaattcataaataaagtaatcactacatagcattactgtgtattgaactactttttctgtcaaatttgttgtataacatgatgttttggttcctaattttgtaaaatcataacctaatttgatgtttaataggcttttccttaatttctccttattatccaacatattcgctaatccaacattctgccggcccgtttatgttgggtaagtgagactctactgtatctatttttatttctgaaatttaccaccctcggcttatactggagtcaatgttttcccaggttttttttgtggtaaaattaggtgcctcggcttatattcgggtcggcttatactcaagtatatacggtatctatttttatttttgaacttgacccatagctgctgcatttcccaccctcgtcttatactcgagtcaataagttttcccagtttttgtggtaaaattaggtgcctcggcttatattcaggtcggcttatactcaagtatatacggtatccaacattttcgcttatccaatgtgttgtcgaaggctttcatgacagggttcacagggttgttgtatgttttccgggcggtatggccatgttccagaagtattctctcctgacatttcgcccacatctatggcaggcacctcacaacctctgaggatgcctgccatagatgtgggtgaaacgtcaggagagaatacttctggaacatggccatacagcccagaaaacatataacaaccctgcttatccaatgttctgccggcccatttatgttggataagtgagactctactgtagttaataaGACATCATATGGATGGTAAACATCTGGATTGCTGCTCTTTCTTGGCCTCAGCTTCTTCCGTCTACGAAATGGGGATAATAGGGATGACCTATTTTTCAGGATCATTAGGGGATTTACAAGACAATTTGGAAGCAATGTGTTTAAGTGCCATGTTGAAAAAGGATGTGTATCCATTGAGCAATGGTTTTGGATCAAACGGATGGGGGACAATATAGGAAACTAATATTTGGATCCTATCGATTTAAAGCATGGTTATCctttcttgttacagtagagtctcacttatccaaaataaacgttggataagcgaatatgttggataacaaggagagattgaggagaagcctattacacatcaaattaggttatgattttacaaattaagcaccaaaacatcatgttatacaacaaatttgacagaaaaggtagttcaatatgcagtaatgctacatggtaatttatttatttatttatttgcagtacagtagagtctcacttatccaacgcaaacgtgccggcagaatgttggataagtgactatgttggataataaggagaggttaaggaaaagcctattaaacattaaattaggttatgattttacaaattaagcaccaaaacatcatgttatgcaactaatttgacagaaaaagtagttcaatacgcagtaaagctatgtagtaattactgtatttatgaatttagcaccaaaatatcatgatatattgaaaacattggctacagaaatgcattggataatccagaatgttggatcagcgagtgttggataaatgagactctcttttttttcatgtcaggagcaacttgagtcgcttctggagtgagagaattggccatctgcaaggacgttgcccagcggatgcccggatttttttgatgtttttaccatccttgtgggaggcttctctcatgtccccgcatggaactggagctgacagagggagctcatccgcgctctccgtgagtgggatttgaacctggcagccttcaggtcagcaacccaaatgaTAAcaaaagataggtaaaggtaaatgtttcccctgatgttaagtccaatcgcgtccgactctggggattggtgctcattccatttctaagcccaagagccagcattgtccatagacacctccaaggtcatgtggccatgaatAGGtaccgtcggagcggtacctattcatctactcacatttgcatgttttcgaactgtgaggttggcacaagctggggctaacagcgagaactCACTCttctcccggattcgaaccagcgacctttcagtcagcaagttcagcagctcagtggtttaacccgctgtgccaatgaatggtgtaatgaagtatgaattttcaaTTtagagatgttatgtttaattgtgtgtttgtattttaaaagggtaagtattacagttattgcttctctgcactcagaggctggttgccatggagaagtaggcggagccaactgccgttttattggagaagtgcagagttttaaaaaaggaattcagtctgtgctctgatgaggcacagggaagattgatcctaggttgaggggatcaagggagactgaattgttcattttgaatcggtttaaaataagtttggtgacttattttatgtagcctgtgtcctagtaaggaacagagaatctgtgattgtatatcacagaGGTGACTAcagtttaaaagtggcagagaaCGAAGTTCTGACTATTTTAAgttaaagaagtgacactttagggagtttgactcatcttattctaatattgtaactgttaatgaaagtgcctctaagtgagaattgtaaccactaagctctgtgcctgaataaacttgttattgttcctccaacatttaAGACTCTatcacatatattataaactaagtacgctaccatctaaagtgaagaagaagaagaagggggaaaaaaaagaaaaaggcccctctctgagtctttggtggctgcatctttGCAAATtagtggcagcagtgggataaaaAGACTCCCCCCTTGCCTGAAAGAATCTTAGGAGTTATTAGtctcctttacaaattggtggcagtcgttattagctttttttttttacaaatggtaACCTGATAATATCTGGAGGGTTACTTCGTTCCCACCCATGACGAATTGGGTCCAGTCCCAAGATTCAGTGCTTCAATCTCCTGCTTTTGTGTATAC comes from the Anolis carolinensis isolate JA03-04 unplaced genomic scaffold, rAnoCar3.1.pri scaffold_8, whole genome shotgun sequence genome and includes:
- the LOC100565773 gene encoding TLC domain-containing protein 5, whose translation is MIYHHILCISGMGGVLVMGVSGSEINALIFVAEITNPLLQIRWFLRDMGHYEGMAGEVVDTLFVLLFLGLRIGGGVWIVLAVLTSAKPNWEVKAGVLLMYFVSIVFAWDIVKFVKRKMMKKYEACRKERTERERSKSNGHVLGHQTNHDTQPTNGVL